A genomic window from Brassica oleracea var. oleracea cultivar TO1000 chromosome C8, BOL, whole genome shotgun sequence includes:
- the LOC106309311 gene encoding E3 ubiquitin-protein ligase ATL4-like yields the protein MDPIAISVFIILFVAVSITASISFLPPSLGDCSICLSPFKPEDRLRHLPLCSHAFHLDCISTWLTSNKTCPLCRSPLDHAAAAAKETASIAADVGHDGSRSWLRDLSRGISSRALSFRSSSSFFTGSSRRGGTVEVVDLEAGDEISEYFRWLSTV from the coding sequence ATGGATCCCATCGCGATCAGTGTCTTCATCATCCTCTTCGTCGCCGTCTCGATCACCGCCTCCATCTCTTTCCTCCCTCCATCGCTCGGCGATTGCTCCATCTGCTTGTCGCCGTTCAAGCCTGAGGATCGACTACGCCATCTCCCGCTCTGTTCCCACGCTTTCCACCTCGATTGCATCAGCACCTGGCTCACCTCGAACAAGACCTGTCCTCTCTGCCGCTCTCCTCTCGATCACGCGGCGGCGGCGGCTAAGGAAACAGCGAGTATTGCAGCGGATGTAGGTCACGACGGTTCCAGGAGCTGGCTCAGGGATCTCTCTCGTGGTATATCTTCCCGTGCTCTGTCCTTTAGAAGCTCGAGTTCGTTTTTCACCGGGAGCAGTCGTCGCGGCGGCACGGTGGAGGTGGTGGATTTAGAGGCCGGAGATGAGATCAGCGAGTATTTCCGATGGCTCTCAACTGTTTGA
- the LOC106307914 gene encoding protein TIFY 11A-like: protein MGSTPIPLVLSHSTSKPRTNKKKKKITIKTRKDSGEFLLSDTYKMSRKENAKALGPPPEKSSFTRRCSLLSRYLKEKGSFGNINLDLIRKPDSDLGLPGYSCPPGKQNAMQKAVSETKALDVFQRDSKAEPSPPSGGKAEDTNLSKPGSDSGSSQLTIFFGGQVLVYNEFPADKAKEIMEVAKKAKPVTEVNIQTQINVENNNTNNIQTQINVENNNNNKSNMVLPDLNEPTDSMDINPQQQQENQVVERIARRASLHRFFAKRKDRAVARAPYQVNQNGGHHHYPPKPETAHGQPLESGQSSKRPENAVAQTMSHPKPEGDKNTSIKIEEEGQCSKDLELRL from the exons ATGGGCTCTACACCCATCCCTCTTGTACTCTCCCATTCGACGAGCAAACCACGCACCAACAAAAAGAAGAAGAAGATAACAATTAAAACAAGAAAAGACTCTGGAGAATTTCTTCTTTCTGACACTTACAAGATGTCGAGAAAAGAAAATGCAAAGGCACTCGGACCGCCGCCGGAGAAGTCCAGTTTTACCCGGAGATGTAGTTTGCTCAGCCGTTACTTGAAGGAGAAGGGTAGTTTCGGGAATATAAATCTTGACTTGATCCGAAAGCCTGACTCGGATCTCGGGTTGCCCGGATACTCCTGTCCACCAG GGAAACAAAATGCTATGCAAAAGGCAGTTTCGGAGACCAAAGCCCTCGATGTCTTTCAGAGGGATTCAAAAGCCGAACCGTCTCCACCATCTGGAGGCAAAGCCGAAGATACCAACCTCAG TAAACCAGGATCAGACTCGGGAAGTTCCCAGTTGACCATATTCTTTGGAGGTCAAGTTTTAGTATACAATGAGTTCCCTGCAGACAAAGCCAAAGAGATCATGGAAGTAGCAAAGAAAGCCAAGCCTGTGACTGAGGTTAACATTCAGACACAAATCAATGTCGAAAATAACAACACCAACAACATTCAGACGCAAATCAATGTCGAAAATAACAACAACAACAAAAGCAACATGGTTCTTCCTGATCTTAACGAGCCCACAGATTCTATGGATATCAATCCACAGCAGCAACAAGAAAATCAGGTCGTGGAACGTATAGCACGTAGAGCTTCTCTTCATCGATTCTTTGCTAAACGGAAAGACAG AGCTGTGGCTAGAGCTCCATACCAAGTTAACCAAAATGGGGGACATCATCATTATCCTCCAAAGCCAGAGACTGCCCACGGTCAACCGCTTGAATCGGGACAGTCGTCAAAACGACCGGAGAATGCTGTTGCTCAAACCATGTCCCACCCCAAACCAGAAGGCGATAAAAACACTTCTATAAAGATTGAAGAAGAAGGCCAGTGTTCGAAAGATCTGGAACTCAGGCTATAA
- the LOC106307156 gene encoding oligouridylate-binding protein 1B — MQRLKQQQQQQAMMQQALMQQQSLYHPGLLTAPQIEPIPSGNLPPGFDPTSCRSVYVGNVHIQVTEPLLQEVFASTGPVESCKLIRKEQSSYGFVHYFDRRSAGLAILSLNGRHLFGQPIKVNWAYASGQREDTSAHFNIFVGDLSPEVTDAMLFSCFSVYPSCSDARVMWDQKTGRSRGFGFVSFRNQQDAQTAIDEAGGKWLGTRQIRCNWATKGATSGEDKMSSDSKSVVELTSGVSEDGKDASNGDAPENNAQYTTVYVGNLGPEVSQVDLHRHFYSLGAGVIEEVRIQRDKGFGFVRYSTHVEAALAIQLGNTHSYLGGRQMKCSWGSKPTPPGTASNPLPPPGPAPIPGFSASDLLAYERQLAMSKMAGMNPMMHHPQGQHALKQAAMGATGSNQAIYDGGFQNAQQLMYYQ, encoded by the exons ATGCAGAGATTGAAGCAGCAGCAGCAACAACAAGCGATGATGCAGCAAGCTTTGATGCAGCAACAGTCTCTCTACCATCCCGGACTCCTCACCGCTCCTCAG ATAGAACCAATCCCAAGTGGAAATCTTCCCCCTGGTTTTGATCCAACTTCTTGCCGCAGTGT GTACGTTGGAAATGTCCATATTCAGGTGACGGAACCTCTGCTCCAAGAGGTTTTTGCCAGCACTGGTCCTGTGGAAAGCTGTAAGCTTATTAGGAAAGAACAG TCTTCCTATGGTTTTGTCCACTACTTTGATCGACGATCAGCTGGTCTGGCTATCCTCTCTCTCAATGGAAGGCATTT GTTTGGGCAACCTATCAAAGTGAACTGGGCTTATGCTAGTGGCCAGAGGGAGGATACATCAG CTCACTTTAATATATTTGTTGGAGATTTGAGCCCGGAGGTTACTGATGCAATGCTGTTTAGTTGCTTCTCTGTCTACCCAAGTTGCTC GGATGCAAGGGTTATGTGGGATCAGAAAACTGGGCGTTCAAGAGGATTTGGTTTTGTTTCTTTCCGAAACCAGCAG GATGCCCAGACTGCAATAGATGAAGCAGGCG GGAAATGGCTTGGTACCAGGCAGATTCGCTGCAACTGGGCTACAAAGGGAGCCACTTCTGGTGAAGACAAGATGAGCTCGGATTCCAAAAGTGTTGTGGAACTAACCAGTGGTGTCTCCG AGGATGGCAAAGATGCAAGTAACGGTGATGCTCCAGAGAACAATGCTCAGTACACAACTGTCTACGTTGGGAATCTTGGTCCAGAG GTTTCTCAGGTTGATCTTCACCGCCACTTCTATTCTCTTGGCGCTGGAGTTATTGAGGAGGTTCGTATTCAAAGAGACAAAGGTTTTGGATTTGTAAGATACTCTACTCATGTAGAGGCTGCCCTCGCTATCCAGCTGGGAAACACACATTCCTACCTCGGTGGCAGGCAGATGAAG TGTTCTTGGGGAAGCAAGCCAACTCCACCAGGAACAGCATCGAACCCGCTTCCTCCACCAGGTCCCGCACCAATCCCTGGATTCTCAGCCAGCGACCTCTTGGCTTACGAGAGGCAACTAGCCATGAGCAAGATGGCGGGAATGAATCCGATGATGCATCACCCGCAGGGACAACACGCTCTCAAGCAAGCTGCGATGGGAGCCACTGGTTCAAACCAGGCCATCTATGACGGTGGTTTCCAGAACGCGCAGCAGCTCATGTATTACCAGTGA